In the genome of Pseudomonas protegens, one region contains:
- the rpoD gene encoding RNA polymerase sigma factor RpoD, producing the protein MSGKAQQQSRLKELISRGREQGYLTYAEVNDHLPEDISDPEQVEDIIRMINDMGINVFESAPDADALLLAEADTDEAAAEEAAAALAAVETDIGRTTDPVRMYMREMGTVELLTREGEIEIAKRIEEGIREVMGAIAHFPGTVDHILAEYTRVTTEGGRLSDVLSGYIDPDDGITPPAAEVPPPVDTKTAKADDDSDDEEAEATEDEEEAESGPDPVIAAQRFGAVADQMEITRKALKKHGRENKQAIAEMLALAELFMPIKLVPKQFEGLVERVRSALDRLRQQERAIMQLCVRDARMPRADFLRQFPGNEVDESWTDALAKGKTKYAEAIARLQPDIIRCQQKLTALEVETGLKIAEIKDINRRMSIGEAKARRAKKEMVEANLRLVISIAKKYTNRGLQFLDLIQEGNIGLMKAVDKFEYRRGYKFSTYATWWIRQAITRSIADQARTIRIPVHMIETINKLNRISRQMLQEMGREPTPEELGERMEMPEDKIRKVLKIAKEPISMETPIGDDEDSHLGDFIEDSTMQSPIDVATVESLKEATREVLSGLTAREAKVLRMRFGIDMNTDHTLEEVGKQFDVTRERIRQIEAKALRKLRHPTRSEHLRSFLDE; encoded by the coding sequence ATGTCCGGAAAAGCGCAACAGCAGTCTCGCCTCAAAGAGTTGATCAGCCGTGGACGTGAGCAGGGTTACCTGACTTACGCGGAGGTCAACGACCACCTGCCGGAGGATATTTCAGATCCGGAACAGGTGGAAGACATCATCCGCATGATCAACGACATGGGGATCAACGTATTCGAGAGTGCTCCGGATGCGGATGCCCTTTTGTTGGCCGAAGCCGACACCGACGAAGCAGCAGCTGAAGAAGCCGCCGCAGCGTTGGCGGCTGTGGAAACCGACATTGGTCGCACTACCGACCCAGTGCGCATGTACATGCGCGAAATGGGCACGGTAGAGCTGCTCACACGTGAAGGCGAAATCGAAATCGCCAAGCGTATCGAAGAGGGCATCCGTGAAGTGATGGGCGCAATCGCGCACTTCCCTGGCACGGTGGATCACATCCTCGCCGAATACACTCGCGTCACCACCGAAGGTGGCCGCCTGTCTGACGTTCTCAGCGGGTACATCGATCCGGACGACGGCATTACGCCGCCTGCCGCCGAAGTGCCGCCGCCTGTCGACACCAAGACCGCGAAAGCGGACGACGACAGCGACGACGAAGAAGCTGAAGCGACCGAAGACGAAGAAGAAGCCGAAAGCGGTCCCGATCCTGTTATCGCCGCACAGCGCTTTGGCGCCGTCGCCGATCAGATGGAGATCACCCGCAAGGCGCTGAAGAAGCACGGCCGCGAGAACAAGCAAGCCATCGCCGAAATGCTGGCCCTGGCCGAATTGTTCATGCCGATCAAACTGGTTCCGAAGCAATTCGAAGGCCTGGTTGAACGTGTACGCAGTGCCCTGGATCGCCTGCGTCAGCAAGAACGCGCCATCATGCAGCTCTGCGTGCGTGATGCCCGCATGCCGCGTGCCGACTTCCTGCGCCAGTTCCCGGGCAACGAAGTGGATGAAAGCTGGACCGACGCCCTGGCCAAAGGCAAGACCAAATACGCCGAAGCCATTGCCCGCCTGCAGCCGGACATCATCCGTTGCCAGCAGAAGCTGACCGCTCTTGAAGTCGAGACCGGCTTGAAGATCGCCGAGATCAAGGACATCAACCGTCGCATGTCGATCGGTGAGGCCAAGGCCCGCCGCGCGAAGAAAGAGATGGTTGAGGCCAACCTGCGTCTGGTGATCTCCATCGCCAAGAAGTACACCAACCGTGGCCTGCAGTTCCTCGATCTGATCCAGGAAGGCAACATCGGCTTGATGAAAGCGGTGGACAAGTTCGAATACCGTCGCGGCTACAAGTTCTCGACCTATGCCACCTGGTGGATCCGTCAGGCGATCACTCGCTCGATCGCCGACCAGGCCCGCACCATCCGTATTCCGGTGCACATGATCGAGACGATCAACAAGCTCAACCGCATTTCCCGGCAGATGTTGCAGGAAATGGGTCGTGAACCGACCCCGGAAGAGCTGGGCGAACGCATGGAAATGCCTGAGGACAAGATCCGCAAGGTATTGAAGATCGCCAAAGAGCCGATCTCCATGGAAACCCCAATCGGTGATGACGAAGACTCCCATCTGGGCGACTTCATCGAAGACTCGACCATGCAGTCGCCAATCGATGTGGCCACCGTTGAGAGCCTGAAAGAAGCGACCCGCGAAGTACTCTCCGGCCTCACTGCCCGTGAAGCCAAGGTCCTGCGCATGCGCTTCGGCATCGACATGAATACCGACCACACCCTCGAGGAGGTTGGTAAGCAGTTCGACGTGACCCGTGAACGGATTCGTCAGATCGAAGCCAAGGCGCTGCGCAAGCTGCGCCACCCGACGCGAAGCGAGCATCTGCGCTCCTTCCTCGACGAGTAA
- the dnaG gene encoding DNA primase, with protein sequence MAGLIPQSFIDDLLNRTDIVDVVSSRLQIKKAGKNYTACCPFHKEKTPSFSVSPDKQFYYCFGCGAGGNALGFIMDHDNLDFPQAVEELAKAAGMEIPREESSRGQRKPRQPTDSPLYALLTAAADYYRQALKSHPARKAAVDYLKGRGLTGEIARDFGLGFAPPGWDNLFKHLSSDTLQQKAMIDAGLLIENAETGKRYDRFRDRVMFPIRDTRGRIIAFGGRVLGDDKPKYLNSPETPVFHKGQELYGLYEARKNNRNLDEIIVVEGYMDVIALAQQGLRNAVATLGTATSEEHLKRLFRIVPNVLFCFDGDQAGRKAAWRALEATLSCLQDGRRARFLFLPEGEDPDTLVRSEGTDAFRARINQHAQPLADYFFQQLIDEADPRSLEGKAHLATLAAPLIEKIPGANLRTLMRQRLSEITGLTSETVTQLVHNAAPEAPPAYDAGIDYDAMPDYADYHEPHQEAYVPQQEWTPKKNGGGKKWDNKPWDKNGKGKRQGDRDQPRGQRVPAPVEPPTLAALRTLLHHPQLAEKVEDAGHFADDDNINTQLLVALIEAVQKNPKLRSIHQLMARWHGTQQGHLLTALAEKEWLIDGDNLEQQFFDTINSLSARQRERVLDQLLRKSRQSELSSEEKIQLVELLKRNVPASNPTSTGA encoded by the coding sequence ATGGCCGGGCTTATTCCCCAGAGCTTTATTGACGACCTTCTGAACCGCACCGACATCGTCGATGTCGTCAGCTCGCGCCTGCAAATCAAGAAAGCCGGCAAGAACTACACCGCCTGCTGCCCGTTCCACAAGGAAAAGACCCCTTCCTTCAGCGTCAGCCCCGACAAGCAGTTCTACTACTGCTTCGGCTGTGGCGCGGGCGGCAACGCCCTCGGCTTCATCATGGACCACGACAACCTGGACTTCCCCCAGGCCGTCGAGGAACTGGCGAAAGCCGCCGGAATGGAGATCCCCCGCGAGGAAAGCAGTCGCGGCCAGCGCAAACCCCGACAGCCCACGGACTCTCCGCTCTACGCGCTACTGACCGCCGCTGCCGACTACTATCGCCAGGCCCTGAAAAGCCACCCGGCACGCAAGGCAGCGGTGGACTACCTCAAGGGACGCGGCCTCACCGGTGAGATCGCCCGCGACTTCGGCCTGGGCTTCGCCCCGCCCGGCTGGGACAACCTGTTCAAGCACTTGAGCAGCGACACCCTGCAGCAAAAAGCCATGATCGACGCCGGCCTGCTGATCGAGAACGCCGAGACCGGCAAGCGCTATGACCGCTTTCGCGACCGGGTGATGTTCCCGATCCGCGACACCCGCGGCCGGATCATCGCCTTTGGCGGCCGGGTGCTAGGGGATGACAAACCCAAGTACCTGAACTCCCCGGAAACCCCGGTGTTTCACAAGGGGCAGGAACTCTACGGCCTGTACGAGGCCCGCAAGAACAACCGCAACCTCGACGAAATCATCGTCGTCGAGGGCTACATGGACGTGATTGCCCTGGCCCAGCAAGGCCTGCGCAATGCCGTCGCGACCCTGGGCACCGCCACCAGCGAGGAACACCTCAAGCGCCTGTTCCGCATCGTGCCCAACGTGCTGTTCTGCTTCGACGGCGACCAGGCCGGACGCAAGGCCGCCTGGCGCGCCCTGGAAGCCACCCTCAGTTGCCTGCAGGACGGACGCCGCGCACGCTTCCTGTTCCTTCCGGAAGGCGAAGACCCGGATACCCTGGTGCGCTCCGAAGGCACCGACGCTTTCCGCGCCCGGATCAATCAGCACGCGCAGCCGCTGGCGGATTACTTTTTCCAGCAACTGATCGACGAAGCAGACCCGCGCTCCCTGGAAGGCAAGGCGCATCTGGCCACGCTGGCTGCGCCGCTGATCGAAAAAATCCCCGGGGCCAACCTGCGCACCCTGATGCGCCAGCGCCTCAGCGAGATCACCGGCCTGACCAGCGAAACCGTCACGCAACTGGTCCACAACGCCGCGCCAGAAGCGCCGCCAGCCTACGACGCCGGCATTGATTACGACGCAATGCCGGATTACGCCGACTACCATGAGCCCCACCAGGAGGCCTACGTCCCTCAACAGGAGTGGACGCCGAAGAAAAATGGCGGCGGCAAGAAATGGGACAACAAACCCTGGGACAAGAACGGCAAGGGCAAGCGCCAGGGCGATCGCGACCAACCCAGGGGCCAGCGGGTTCCTGCGCCGGTGGAGCCTCCGACACTGGCGGCCCTGCGCACCTTGCTGCATCACCCGCAGCTGGCAGAAAAAGTTGAAGATGCCGGGCACTTTGCCGATGACGACAACATCAATACACAGTTGCTGGTCGCTCTGATCGAAGCCGTGCAGAAAAATCCTAAGCTACGCTCTATTCATCAGTTGATGGCGCGCTGGCACGGCACTCAGCAGGGCCACCTGCTGACTGCACTGGCAGAAAAAGAGTGGTTGATCGACGGAGATAACCTTGAACAACAGTTTTTCGACACCATTAATAGCTTGTCCGCTCGCCAACGCGAGCGTGTTTTAGACCAACTTCTCAGGAAATCGCGTCAAAGCGAGCTCAGCAGCGAAGAGAAAATTCAGCTGGTTGAGCTTTTAAAACGCAATGTTCCCGCATCGAACCCGACCTCAACTGGCGCGTGA
- the rpsU gene encoding 30S ribosomal protein S21 has translation MPAVKVKENEPFDVALRRFKRSCEKAGVLAEVRSREFYEKPTSERKRKAAAAVKRHAKKVQREQRRAVRLY, from the coding sequence ATGCCAGCCGTCAAAGTTAAAGAGAACGAACCCTTCGACGTAGCTCTGCGTCGTTTCAAGCGCTCCTGCGAAAAAGCCGGTGTTCTGGCTGAAGTTCGTAGCCGCGAATTTTACGAGAAGCCGACTTCCGAGCGTAAGCGCAAAGCAGCTGCTGCTGTTAAGCGTCACGCCAAGAAAGTTCAGCGCGAACAGCGCCGCGCCGTACGTCTGTACTAA
- the tsaD gene encoding tRNA (adenosine(37)-N6)-threonylcarbamoyltransferase complex transferase subunit TsaD has translation MLVLGLETSCDETGVALYDSERGLLADALFSQIDLHRVYGGVVPELASRDHVKRMLPLIRQVLAEADCVPTEIDAIAYTAGPGLVGALLVGASCAQALAFAWGIPALGVHHMEGHLLAPMLEEQPPEFPFVALLVSGGHTQLVRVDGIGQYELLGETLDDAAGEAFDKTAKMIGLNYPGGPEIARLATQGVPGRFVFPRPMTDRPGLDFSFSGLKTFALNTWQQCVSAGDDGEQTRCDISLAFQQAVVETLTIKCKRALKQTGLKRLVIAGGVSANKSLREALEKMLAEMNGNVFYARPQFCTDNGAMIAFAGCQRLQAGQQEGLAITVQARWPMEQLSAL, from the coding sequence ATGCTAGTACTGGGATTAGAAACCTCCTGCGACGAAACCGGCGTCGCGCTTTACGACAGCGAGCGCGGTCTTTTGGCCGATGCGCTGTTCAGCCAGATCGACCTGCACCGCGTCTACGGCGGCGTGGTGCCGGAGCTGGCTTCCCGTGATCACGTCAAGCGCATGCTGCCGCTGATCCGTCAGGTTCTGGCTGAGGCCGACTGTGTGCCCACCGAGATCGATGCCATCGCCTATACGGCCGGTCCCGGCTTGGTCGGCGCCCTGCTGGTCGGGGCTTCCTGTGCCCAGGCGCTGGCATTTGCCTGGGGTATTCCGGCCCTGGGTGTGCATCACATGGAAGGTCATCTGCTGGCGCCCATGCTGGAAGAGCAACCACCGGAATTTCCGTTCGTCGCCTTGTTGGTGTCCGGCGGTCATACCCAGCTGGTTCGGGTCGATGGCATCGGCCAATACGAGCTGCTGGGCGAGACGCTGGATGATGCGGCAGGCGAAGCGTTCGACAAGACCGCGAAGATGATCGGCCTGAATTATCCCGGTGGGCCGGAAATTGCTCGTCTGGCCACTCAAGGCGTACCGGGACGGTTTGTCTTCCCGCGGCCGATGACCGATCGCCCTGGTCTCGATTTCAGTTTCAGCGGCTTGAAGACCTTCGCCCTGAACACCTGGCAGCAATGCGTCAGCGCTGGAGACGACGGTGAGCAAACCCGTTGCGACATCTCCCTCGCGTTCCAGCAGGCAGTGGTGGAGACTTTGACCATCAAGTGCAAGCGCGCCCTGAAGCAGACCGGCCTCAAGCGCTTGGTGATCGCCGGGGGCGTGAGCGCCAACAAGTCCTTGCGCGAGGCTCTGGAAAAGATGCTCGCGGAGATGAACGGCAATGTGTTCTATGCTCGCCCGCAGTTCTGCACCGATAACGGCGCGATGATCGCCTTTGCCGGCTGTCAGCGTTTGCAGGCTGGGCAGCAGGAAGGCCTGGCGATCACTGTGCAGGCGCGCTGGCCGATGGAGCAGTTGTCGGCCCTTTAG
- the plsY gene encoding glycerol-3-phosphate 1-O-acyltransferase PlsY: MFWLLAILAYLLGSLSFAILLSRLTGNPDPRMSGSGNAGATNMLRLAGKKLAVLTLLGDLCKGLVPVLIAHLAGLSLQQQAWIGLYAVLGHLFPLYFRFRGGKGVATAAGMLLGLYPPAALLAVAAWALTFYLTRTSSLAALIATPLTLPLLAWQEPEALLPMSVLTLLIVWRHRGNLRDLFAGRERHF, encoded by the coding sequence ATGTTTTGGTTACTGGCGATTCTCGCCTACCTGCTTGGCTCTCTGTCCTTCGCCATTTTGCTCAGCCGCCTGACGGGCAATCCCGATCCGCGAATGAGTGGCTCGGGTAATGCCGGCGCCACCAACATGCTGCGCCTGGCCGGCAAGAAACTCGCCGTCCTGACCCTGCTGGGGGATCTCTGCAAGGGCCTGGTGCCCGTACTGATCGCGCACCTTGCGGGGCTCTCGCTGCAACAACAGGCCTGGATCGGACTCTACGCCGTCCTTGGCCACCTGTTCCCTCTGTATTTCCGCTTTCGCGGCGGCAAAGGTGTCGCCACCGCCGCCGGCATGCTGCTGGGGCTCTATCCTCCAGCCGCCTTGCTGGCCGTCGCCGCCTGGGCGCTGACCTTCTACCTCACCCGCACCAGCTCGCTGGCCGCCTTGATCGCCACGCCCCTGACCCTGCCGCTGCTGGCCTGGCAGGAGCCCGAGGCGCTGCTGCCGATGAGCGTGCTGACGCTGCTGATCGTCTGGCGCCATCGCGGCAATCTACGCGACCTGTTTGCCGGCCGCGAACGGCATTTCTGA
- the folB gene encoding dihydroneopterin aldolase, whose product MDRVFIEGLEVDTVIGAYDWERGIRQCLRLDLSFAWDNRPAAAGDDLTLALDYASVSTRIQAFAEQAQYQLVETFAERLAEVLMSEFHIPWLHLKLTKPGAVPAATGVGVEIERGCR is encoded by the coding sequence TTGGACAGAGTGTTTATCGAAGGACTGGAAGTGGACACCGTAATTGGAGCCTACGACTGGGAGCGTGGCATCCGACAGTGTCTGCGTCTTGATCTGAGCTTTGCCTGGGATAATCGCCCGGCCGCCGCCGGGGATGATCTGACGCTGGCACTGGATTACGCCAGCGTTTCCACGCGGATCCAGGCGTTTGCCGAGCAGGCCCAGTACCAGTTGGTGGAAACCTTTGCCGAGCGTCTTGCCGAAGTGCTGATGAGCGAATTCCACATCCCTTGGCTGCATTTGAAACTGACCAAGCCGGGCGCCGTTCCGGCTGCCACGGGTGTGGGCGTGGAGATCGAGCGCGGATGTCGCTGA
- the folK gene encoding 2-amino-4-hydroxy-6-hydroxymethyldihydropteridine diphosphokinase, which yields MSLTQVFLGLGSNIEREVHLCAGLDALAGFLVDMRCSAVFESQPVGIKSGPFFNLVVSGYTDLPLTELDRRLKFIEADNGRYAPDRKGLPLDIDVLLYGDLTGNFDGLILPRAEILKNAFVLWPLSLMAPERVHPLAGKSLAALWREAQIDQVLAPVAFEWQGRQLTPPGL from the coding sequence ATGTCGCTGACTCAGGTGTTTCTGGGGCTTGGTAGCAATATCGAGCGTGAAGTCCACCTGTGCGCCGGGCTTGATGCCCTGGCTGGCTTCCTGGTGGATATGCGTTGCTCGGCGGTGTTCGAAAGCCAGCCGGTGGGGATCAAGAGCGGCCCGTTCTTCAATCTGGTGGTGTCGGGTTACACCGATCTGCCGTTGACCGAACTGGATCGGCGCTTGAAGTTCATCGAGGCGGACAATGGCCGCTACGCTCCGGATCGCAAAGGCTTGCCGCTGGACATCGATGTGCTGCTGTACGGCGATCTGACCGGCAATTTCGATGGCCTGATCCTGCCTCGCGCCGAGATCCTGAAGAATGCCTTTGTGCTTTGGCCGTTGTCGCTGATGGCCCCTGAGCGGGTGCATCCGCTGGCCGGCAAGAGCCTGGCGGCGCTTTGGCGTGAGGCGCAGATCGATCAGGTGCTGGCGCCGGTTGCATTCGAGTGGCAGGGCCGGCAACTGACGCCTCCGGGGCTCTAG
- a CDS encoding multifunctional CCA addition/repair protein encodes MRIYKVGGAVRDRLLGRPVTDIDWVVVGASAEDMIAQGFRPVGADFPVFLHPKNGEEYALARTERKSGRGYGGFTFHASPEVTLEEDLIRRDLTINAMAEDDQGVVTDPYNGQRDLQERLLRHVSPAFAEDPLRVLRVARFAARYASLGFRVAAETLELMRELSESGELQALTAERSWKEISRALMEQQPQVFIQVLRDCGALAVLMPEVDALFGVPQPAAHHPEIDTGLHTLSVLQQAALHQQPLSVRWACLLHDLGKGVTPEQEWPRHIGHEHKGLELIKAVNERFKAPRECQELALLVGQYHTHAHKAQELKASTLLELLQSFDVFRRPQRFEEFIGACEMDARGRLGLESRPYPQADYLRGAANVARAVAVQPLLEQGFKGPALGEALRLERLKALKAYKELPKP; translated from the coding sequence ATGCGGATTTACAAAGTCGGCGGCGCAGTGCGCGATCGCTTGCTGGGCAGGCCGGTCACCGATATCGACTGGGTGGTCGTAGGCGCCAGCGCAGAAGACATGATCGCCCAGGGCTTTCGCCCGGTTGGCGCCGATTTCCCGGTGTTCCTGCACCCCAAGAATGGCGAGGAATACGCCCTGGCCCGAACCGAGCGCAAGAGCGGACGCGGTTACGGCGGGTTTACCTTTCACGCCAGCCCGGAAGTCACCCTGGAAGAAGACCTAATTCGCCGCGACCTGACGATCAACGCCATGGCCGAGGATGACCAGGGTGTGGTGACCGATCCCTATAACGGCCAGAGGGATCTTCAAGAGCGGCTGTTACGTCATGTTTCCCCGGCATTCGCCGAAGATCCTCTTCGAGTGCTGCGAGTGGCGCGATTTGCCGCACGCTATGCCAGCCTGGGTTTCAGGGTGGCCGCAGAGACGCTCGAACTGATGCGTGAGCTCAGTGAGTCAGGCGAGCTGCAGGCCCTCACGGCGGAGCGCAGCTGGAAAGAGATTTCCCGGGCCCTGATGGAGCAGCAGCCCCAGGTCTTCATCCAGGTACTGCGGGACTGCGGCGCCCTGGCAGTGCTGATGCCCGAGGTCGACGCCCTGTTCGGCGTTCCCCAGCCGGCAGCGCACCATCCGGAGATAGACACCGGCCTGCATACCCTCAGCGTTCTGCAGCAGGCGGCGCTGCATCAACAGCCCCTCTCGGTACGCTGGGCCTGCCTGCTGCATGACCTGGGCAAGGGCGTGACTCCCGAGCAAGAGTGGCCACGGCACATCGGCCACGAACACAAGGGACTGGAGCTGATCAAGGCCGTCAACGAGCGGTTCAAGGCGCCTCGGGAATGCCAGGAACTGGCATTGCTGGTCGGCCAGTACCACACCCACGCCCACAAGGCGCAGGAACTGAAGGCCTCGACACTGCTGGAGCTGCTACAAAGTTTCGACGTGTTCCGTCGCCCGCAACGCTTTGAAGAGTTCATTGGCGCTTGCGAAATGGATGCCCGCGGGCGGTTGGGATTGGAGTCGCGACCTTACCCACAAGCCGACTATCTACGCGGCGCGGCCAATGTAGCCCGGGCCGTGGCGGTCCAGCCGCTGCTTGAGCAAGGCTTCAAAGGCCCGGCGCTGGGCGAGGCGTTGAGACTGGAAAGACTGAAAGCGCTCAAGGCCTACAAGGAACTGCCCAAACCTTGA
- a CDS encoding SpoVR family protein, whose amino-acid sequence MTAREQKRQPISTGSEWTFELIQAYDREISRIAARYALDTYPNQIEVITAEQMMDAYASVGMPLGYHHWSYGKHFLSTEKSYSRGQMGLAYEIVINSDPCIAYLMEENTICMQALVVAHACYGHNSFFKGNYLFRTWTDASSIIDYLVFAKQYIMQCEERHGIDAVEDLLDSCHALMNYGVDRYKRPYPISAEEERRRQKDREEHLQKQINDLWRTIPKGADKYSDKDNARFPAEPQENILYFIEKHAPLLEPWQREIVRIVRKIAQYFYPQRQTQVMNEGWATFWHYTLMNDLYDEGLVTDGFMMEFLASHTSVVYQPGFDSPYYSGINPYALGFAMYRDIRRICEEPTEEDRRWFPELAGTDWLSSIKFAMSSFKDESFILQYLSPKVIRDLKLFSIMDDDQKDDLLVPAIHDESGYRIIRETLAAQYNLGNREPNVQIWSIDRRGDRSLTLRHQQHDRKPLGDSTDEVLKHLHRLWGFDIHLETLQGDQVVKTHHVPPRGDHNENDYGRLDLAVIHL is encoded by the coding sequence ATGACCGCCAGAGAGCAGAAACGCCAACCCATCTCCACCGGCTCGGAATGGACGTTCGAGCTGATCCAGGCCTACGACCGCGAAATCAGCCGTATCGCGGCCCGCTATGCCCTGGATACCTACCCCAACCAGATCGAAGTGATCACCGCCGAGCAGATGATGGATGCTTATGCCTCGGTGGGCATGCCTTTGGGTTATCACCATTGGTCCTACGGCAAGCACTTTCTCAGCACCGAAAAGTCCTACAGCCGCGGGCAGATGGGACTGGCCTACGAGATCGTGATCAATTCAGACCCATGCATCGCCTACCTGATGGAGGAGAACACCATCTGCATGCAGGCCCTGGTGGTCGCTCATGCCTGCTATGGCCACAACAGCTTCTTCAAGGGCAACTACCTGTTCCGCACCTGGACCGACGCCAGCTCGATCATCGACTATCTGGTGTTCGCCAAGCAGTACATCATGCAATGCGAGGAGCGCCATGGCATCGATGCCGTGGAGGACCTGCTGGATTCCTGCCATGCCCTGATGAACTACGGCGTCGACCGCTACAAGCGGCCTTACCCGATCTCCGCCGAGGAAGAACGGCGCCGGCAGAAGGACCGGGAAGAGCACCTGCAGAAACAGATCAACGACCTGTGGCGCACCATTCCCAAAGGCGCGGACAAATACAGCGACAAGGACAATGCTCGCTTCCCCGCCGAGCCCCAGGAAAACATCCTGTACTTCATTGAAAAGCACGCGCCCTTGCTGGAGCCCTGGCAGCGGGAAATCGTGCGCATCGTGCGCAAGATCGCCCAGTACTTCTACCCGCAGCGCCAGACCCAGGTCATGAACGAGGGCTGGGCGACCTTCTGGCACTACACCCTGATGAATGATCTGTATGACGAAGGCCTGGTGACCGACGGCTTCATGATGGAATTCCTCGCCTCCCATACCAGCGTGGTCTACCAGCCGGGCTTCGACAGTCCTTACTACAGCGGCATCAACCCCTACGCCCTGGGCTTTGCCATGTACCGGGACATCCGCCGCATTTGCGAGGAGCCCACGGAAGAGGACCGCCGCTGGTTCCCGGAACTGGCCGGCACCGACTGGCTGTCGAGCATCAAGTTCGCCATGAGCAGCTTCAAGGACGAGAGCTTCATCCTGCAGTACCTGTCGCCCAAGGTGATCCGCGACCTCAAGCTGTTCAGCATCATGGATGACGACCAGAAGGACGACCTGCTGGTGCCGGCGATCCACGACGAAAGCGGCTATCGGATCATCCGCGAAACCCTGGCCGCGCAATACAACCTGGGCAACCGCGAACCCAACGTGCAGATCTGGAGCATCGACCGCCGCGGCGACCGCTCACTGACCCTGCGCCACCAGCAACACGATCGCAAACCCCTTGGCGACTCCACCGACGAGGTACTCAAGCACCTGCACCGCCTCTGGGGCTTCGACATTCACCTGGAAACCCTGCAGGGCGATCAAGTGGTGAAAACCCATCACGTCCCGCCAAGGGGCGATCACAACGAAAACGACTACGGTCGGCTCGACCTGGCAGTCATCCACCTCTAA
- a CDS encoding YeaH/YhbH family protein, with protein MSYVIDRRLNGKNKSTVNRQRFLRRYRDHIKKAVEEAVSRRSITDMEHGEQISIPGRDIDEPVLHHGRGGKQTVVHPGNKEFTAGEHIARPQGGGGGAGRGKAGNSGEGMDEFVFQITQEEFLEFMFEDLELPNLVKRNLTGTDTFKTVRAGISNEGNPSRINIIRTLRSAHARRIALSGSSRAKLREVKEELERLKREEPDNFGDIQELEAEIERLSARIHRVPFLDTFDLKYNLLVKQPNPSSKAVMFCLMDVSGSMTQATKDIAKRFFILLYLFLKRNYDKIDVVFIRHHTSAREVDEEEFFYSRETGGTIVSSALKLMQEIMAERYPSNEWNIYAAQASDGDNWNDDSPICRDILINQIMPFVQYYTYVEITPREHQALWFEYERIAEAFSDTFAQQQLVSAGDIYPVFRELFQRRLVT; from the coding sequence ATGAGCTATGTGATCGACCGACGTCTCAATGGCAAGAACAAGAGCACGGTGAACCGCCAGCGCTTCCTGCGGCGTTACCGTGACCATATTAAAAAGGCTGTCGAAGAGGCCGTCAGCCGCCGCTCCATCACCGACATGGAGCACGGCGAACAAATCAGCATTCCCGGGCGGGATATCGACGAACCGGTGCTGCACCACGGCCGCGGCGGCAAGCAGACCGTGGTCCATCCCGGCAACAAGGAATTTACCGCCGGCGAACATATCGCCAGGCCGCAGGGCGGCGGCGGTGGCGCAGGCCGCGGCAAGGCCGGCAACTCCGGCGAGGGCATGGACGAATTCGTCTTCCAGATCACCCAGGAAGAATTCCTCGAGTTCATGTTCGAGGATCTGGAACTGCCCAACCTGGTCAAACGCAACCTGACCGGCACCGACACCTTCAAGACCGTAAGAGCGGGGATCAGCAACGAAGGCAATCCGTCGCGGATCAACATCATCCGCACCCTGCGCTCGGCCCACGCCCGACGCATTGCCCTATCCGGCAGCAGTCGGGCCAAGCTGCGGGAGGTGAAGGAAGAACTGGAGCGCCTGAAACGAGAAGAACCAGACAACTTCGGCGATATTCAGGAACTTGAAGCAGAAATCGAACGCCTCAGCGCGCGCATTCATCGCGTGCCATTTCTCGACACCTTCGATCTCAAGTACAACCTGCTGGTGAAACAGCCCAACCCCAGTTCCAAGGCGGTGATGTTCTGCCTGATGGACGTCTCCGGCTCCATGACCCAGGCCACCAAGGATATTGCCAAACGCTTCTTCATCCTTTTGTACCTGTTCCTCAAGCGTAACTACGACAAGATCGACGTGGTCTTCATCCGCCACCACACCAGCGCTCGCGAAGTGGACGAGGAAGAGTTCTTCTATTCCCGGGAAACCGGCGGGACCATTGTCTCCAGCGCGCTGAAGCTGATGCAGGAGATCATGGCCGAGCGCTATCCAAGCAACGAATGGAACATCTACGCCGCACAAGCCTCCGACGGCGACAACTGGAACGATGACTCGCCCATCTGCCGCGATATCCTGATCAACCAGATCATGCCTTTCGTCCAGTACTACACCTACGTGGAGATCACGCCGCGAGAGCATCAGGCCCTGTGGTTCGAATACGAACGTATCGCCGAAGCCTTCTCCGACACGTTCGCCCAGCAACAATTGGTTTCGGCCGGCGATATCTATCCGGTCTTCCGTGAACTCTTCCAGCGCAGGTTAGTGACATGA